One window of Nicotiana tomentosiformis chromosome 11, ASM39032v3, whole genome shotgun sequence genomic DNA carries:
- the LOC104098519 gene encoding probable glycosyltransferase At5g03795 isoform X2 gives MAFCSLNQSYKLFRLWVFLRPFSVMLFVVVMVGALLMVQTKMKDLTHKNGTFVQFNGQEEVSVKNLELKKLQNWSSEGQIVSISNSPVNKNGTFVQFDGQEEVLVKNLEPKKLENWSSEGQNEFINNSPYHNWELFAADYEEMMKTLKIFVYPDAFTSNKSSPFSSIFLPLTNPFDPKLGNYFSEHMFKIALLGSSLVTQNPKEAHFYYMPFSINVMRNHPRVHSAAAIEDFVASYTDRVRSEFSFWSASGGADHFYVYCHSIGRDAASKHQELHHNAIQVTCSSNYFQRLYVAHKDIALPQVWPRQHEEVLNPPDARYKLVFFAGRVQNSLARRDLLELWKNDSSFDIFSGSSSFPYKEGFRRSRYCLHVKGYEVNTARVSDAIQHGCIPVLISNHYDLPLANILDWSKFSIIVNERDIPHLKKILLSVPKRMYLNMYQNLGIVRRHFAWYSSPKKYDSFHMTVYQLWLRRGLLRVA, from the exons ATGGCTTTCTGTTCTTTAAATCAAAGTTATAAACTTTTCAGATTATGGGTTTTTCTTAGACCCTTTTCTGTAATGTTATTTGTAGTTGTAATGGTAGGAGCTCTACTAATGGTACAAACAAAAATGAAAGATTTGACACATAAAAATGGAACTTTTGTTCAGTTTAATGGCCAAGAGGAAGTTTCAGTGAAGAATCTTGAACTTAAAAAGCTGCAAAATTGGTCTAGTGAAGGTCAAATTGTGTCAATAAGTAATAGTCCTGTAAATAAAAATGGAACTTTTGTTCAGTTTGATGGCCAAGAGGAAGTATTAGTGAAGAATCTTGAACCAAAAAAGCTAGAAAATTGGTCTAGTGAAGGTCAAAATGAGTTCATTAATAATAGTCCTTATCATAATTGGGAGTTATTTGCTGCTGATTATGAGGAAATGATGAAAACCCTTAAGATATTTGTGTATCCTGATGCTTTTACGAGCAACAAATCTTCACCTTTTTCAAGCATTTTTTTACCCCTTACAAATCCCTTTGATCCCAAATTAGGAAATTACTTTAGTGAGCACATGTTCAAGATTGCACTTTTGGGTAGTTCTTTAGTTACTCAGAATCCAAAAGAGGCTCATTTTTACTATATGCCTTTTTCTATTAACGTTATGCGTAATCACCCTCGCGTGCATTCTGCAGCCGCGATTGAAGATTTTGTTGCTAGTTATACTGATAGAGTTAGATCAGAGTTCAGCTTTTGGAGTGCATCTGGTGGTGCTGATCATTTTTATGTGTACTGTCATTCTATTGGTCGAGACGCTGCTTCTAAGCACCAAGAATTGCATCACAATGCAATTCAGGTTACTTGCTCGTCAAACTACTTTCAGAGGCTATACGTTGCCCATAAAGACATTGCCTTGCCCCAAGTTTGGCCTCGCCAACACGAGGAAGTGTTGAACCCTCCTGATGCGAG ataCAAGCTTGTCTTCTTTGCTGGTCGTGTCCAAAATTCTCTTGCAAGACGAGATTTATTGGAGCTGTGGAAGAACGATAGCTCCTTCGATATATTCTCGGGGAGTTCATCTTTCCCTTACAAAGAAGGATTTCGGAGAAGTAGATACTGTCTCCATGTCAAAGGTTACGAGGTGAATACAGCTAGAGTCAGTGATGCTATTCAGCACGGCTGCATCCCTGTACTGATTTCGAACCACTATGATCTTCCATTAGCAAACATATTAGATTGGAGCAAGTTCTCAATTATCGTTAATGAAAGAGATATTCCGCACCTGAAGAAGATATTGCTCTCCGTGCCTAAACGAATGTACCTCAACATGTATCAGAACCTAGGAATCGTGAGAAGGCACTTCGCGTGGTATAGTAGCCCGAAAAAGTATGATTCCTTCCATATGACAGTGTACCAACTTTGGCTCAGAAGGGGATTACTTCGAGTTGCTTG A
- the LOC104098519 gene encoding probable glycosyltransferase At5g03795 isoform X1, with amino-acid sequence MAFCSLNQSYKLFRLWVFLRPFSVMLFVVVMVGALLMVQTKMKDLTHKNGTFVQFNGQEEVSVKNLELKKLQNWSSEGQIVSISNSPVNKNGTFVQFDGQEEVLVKNLEPKKLENWSSEGQNEFINNSPYHNWELFAADYEEMMKTLKIFVYPDAFTSNKSSPFSSIFLPLTNPFDPKLGNYFSEHMFKIALLGSSLVTQNPKEAHFYYMPFSINVMRNHPRVHSAAAIEDFVASYTDRVRSEFSFWSASGGADHFYVYCHSIGRDAASKHQELHHNAIQVTCSSNYFQRLYVAHKDIALPQVWPRQHEEVLNPPDARYKLVFFAGRVQNSLARRDLLELWKNDSSFDIFSGSSSFPYKEGFRRSRYCLHVKGYEVNTARVSDAIQHGCIPVLISNHYDLPLANILDWSKFSIIVNERDIPHLKKILLSVPKRMYLNMYQNLGIVRRHFAWYSSPKKYDSFHMTVYQLWLRRGLLRVAW; translated from the exons ATGGCTTTCTGTTCTTTAAATCAAAGTTATAAACTTTTCAGATTATGGGTTTTTCTTAGACCCTTTTCTGTAATGTTATTTGTAGTTGTAATGGTAGGAGCTCTACTAATGGTACAAACAAAAATGAAAGATTTGACACATAAAAATGGAACTTTTGTTCAGTTTAATGGCCAAGAGGAAGTTTCAGTGAAGAATCTTGAACTTAAAAAGCTGCAAAATTGGTCTAGTGAAGGTCAAATTGTGTCAATAAGTAATAGTCCTGTAAATAAAAATGGAACTTTTGTTCAGTTTGATGGCCAAGAGGAAGTATTAGTGAAGAATCTTGAACCAAAAAAGCTAGAAAATTGGTCTAGTGAAGGTCAAAATGAGTTCATTAATAATAGTCCTTATCATAATTGGGAGTTATTTGCTGCTGATTATGAGGAAATGATGAAAACCCTTAAGATATTTGTGTATCCTGATGCTTTTACGAGCAACAAATCTTCACCTTTTTCAAGCATTTTTTTACCCCTTACAAATCCCTTTGATCCCAAATTAGGAAATTACTTTAGTGAGCACATGTTCAAGATTGCACTTTTGGGTAGTTCTTTAGTTACTCAGAATCCAAAAGAGGCTCATTTTTACTATATGCCTTTTTCTATTAACGTTATGCGTAATCACCCTCGCGTGCATTCTGCAGCCGCGATTGAAGATTTTGTTGCTAGTTATACTGATAGAGTTAGATCAGAGTTCAGCTTTTGGAGTGCATCTGGTGGTGCTGATCATTTTTATGTGTACTGTCATTCTATTGGTCGAGACGCTGCTTCTAAGCACCAAGAATTGCATCACAATGCAATTCAGGTTACTTGCTCGTCAAACTACTTTCAGAGGCTATACGTTGCCCATAAAGACATTGCCTTGCCCCAAGTTTGGCCTCGCCAACACGAGGAAGTGTTGAACCCTCCTGATGCGAG ataCAAGCTTGTCTTCTTTGCTGGTCGTGTCCAAAATTCTCTTGCAAGACGAGATTTATTGGAGCTGTGGAAGAACGATAGCTCCTTCGATATATTCTCGGGGAGTTCATCTTTCCCTTACAAAGAAGGATTTCGGAGAAGTAGATACTGTCTCCATGTCAAAGGTTACGAGGTGAATACAGCTAGAGTCAGTGATGCTATTCAGCACGGCTGCATCCCTGTACTGATTTCGAACCACTATGATCTTCCATTAGCAAACATATTAGATTGGAGCAAGTTCTCAATTATCGTTAATGAAAGAGATATTCCGCACCTGAAGAAGATATTGCTCTCCGTGCCTAAACGAATGTACCTCAACATGTATCAGAACCTAGGAATCGTGAGAAGGCACTTCGCGTGGTATAGTAGCCCGAAAAAGTATGATTCCTTCCATATGACAGTGTACCAACTTTGGCTCAGAAGGGGATTACTTCGAGTTGCTTGGTAA